TGGTCATGTCTCAAGTCTCATGTCTTATGTCTCACATCTCACATCTATAAAAATGTCAACATATAAAGTACCCACCATGGCCGAAATGGCCGCTTCCGGCAAAAGCCCAGAAATTCTTTTTTGGGTTGGCTGTGCTGGATCTTTTGATGACCGATATAAAACAGTAACCCAAGCTTTTGTCAAAATACTCAATAAGGTCGGAGTGGATTTTGCAGTATTGGGAACTGAAGAGGCTTGCACCGGTGATCCGGCAAGAAGAGCGGGAAATGAATTCCTGTTTCAGATGCAGGCCGTAGCAAATATTCAGGTTTTGAACGGCTATGACATCAAAAAAGTAGTGACCGCCTGCCCCCACTGTTTCAATACCATCAAAAATGAATATCCTGCTTTGGGCGGAAATTATGAAGTATTGCACCATTCCCAATTCCTTCAGCAACTGATCAATGCTGGGAAAATAACTTTAAAAGGAGGAGGAGAATTTAAAGGTAAAAAGATCACCTTTCATGATTCCTGCTACCTGGGGCGAGCGAATGATGTATATGAAGCGCCAAGAGAAGTAATCAAAGCTTTGGACATAGAATTAGTGGAAATGAAAAGGTGTCGTACCAAAGGACTTTGCTGTGGGGCCGGTGGTGCGCAAATGTTCAAAGAACCCGAGCCCGGAAAAAAAGACATCAATATCGAAAGGACTGAGGAAGCATTGGCAACAGGAGCTTCGGCCATAGCTGTAGGTTGTCCTTTCTGCTTGACAATGATGTCGGATGGGGTGAAAAATAAAGAAAAAGAGCATGAAGTAAAAGTTTATGACCTGGCAGAAATGCTTGCAAAGGATATGGGTATTTGATCAGGAAGATACCATTGGCGGAGTTGATTTAATTCCCTTTTGGAAGTAGGCGCAAGAAAAAGCAGACAAATGGCTTGATTTAAATTTAGAGTAGGCCCCATCAAACCATTTATTTCAAATTATTAACGGAATATCATGGTTTGATTAGCGGATTTAATTGTTGAATTATAATACCCAATCCTTCTTTTCTCCGTTAATTAAGAGAACTAATTTGAGTGAATTCTCCTTATTTTAAGATATTTAAATAATCAAACATATGTATTTGGAATTTGATCAAATGCCCGCCCACTCAAGAATATGGGTATACCAATCCGATAGAGATTTTACCCCAAAAGAAACGGAGTGGATTTCTTCACAATTGGAGGTTTTTTGTAATCAATGGAATACGCATGGCAGTGTGATGCCAACTTCTTTTTCTATCAAGTTTAACCAGGTGATTGTATTCTCAGTAGATGAAAGTCGGCTTGGTGCTTCTGGCTGTTCCATTGACAGTTCGGTCCGTATCCTAAGAGAAATAGAGGAAAAACTTGGTATTAATTTATTGGATCAGGGGAAAGTGGGTTTTCTTGAAGAGAAGGACAAGCTTGCAGTGAATTCCGTCTTTAAGATAAAAGAAAGTATAAGCAGTGGTAAGCTGCAACCTGAAACCCTTGTCCTCAATCCTCTCGTTAGAGAAAAAAGAGATTTGGAAAACAAATGGCTGATCAATGCAAAAGATAGCTGGTTGAACAAATTCTTTGCGAATTAAATTGATTAATGTCCTATATTTAAATCATTGAGAATAACCTATTGACAATACCCATGAAGCATATTGCTGTATATCTGGTTTTGACGGTCTTACTGATTAGTTCCTGCACCAGTTTGTACCAAAAAGGACAAAACCAGTTTCAAGAAGGCGATTATCAGCTTGCCATAAGTTCATTTTCCAAAATATTGGAAGAAGATCCTGAAAACAAAGAAGCTAATCTTTATGTGGCAGAAAGCTATCGCTTGACCAATCGGATTGAACAATCCAAACCATACTATGAAAAAGTGGCTATGGAAGAGGAAACTTTTGATACATATTTTAGGCTCGGTCAAAGTCTGAAAAGCCAAGGCCAGTATGAAGAAGCAAAAGAAGCCTATTCAAAAGCCAAAAATCTGACGCTTGATGACAACTATCTGAGAATATTGAGCCGGGAAATAGACAATTTGAACAAACTGGATGAAATTGTAGACTATTTTCCATTTATGGAAGTTGAAAATTATAAGCTGCTGAATACACCCTTAGCAGAATATTCTCCCATAGCTAATGAAGGTTTTTTATATTTCACGAGTAATAGACAAAGTAGCGGAATTTATTTGGCAACAGGCACTCCTTATCTGAAAATGTTCAGAACCAGGGTAGAAGGAATTAAAGTCGATGTTCAGAATGTACAGGCCCTACCGGAATTTCGAAATGAAGACAATCTCAATCAAGGATCTTTAGCCATCAGCCCTGATGGCAATACCTTAATTTATGCAAGGGCCAATTCAAGGTCTCCAAAAGATTTACCCGATGTACAGCTTTTTGCCTCCTATTTTAGAGGTGGGGGTTTTACCCAACCGATTTGGATGCCGGTCAATGAGGATGAATTTTACACCAATACTACTCCTGCCTTTAGTCCGGATGGAAATGAATTATACTTTGCCTCGCTACGCCCTGAAGGTTTGGGTGGCTTTGATCTTTACAAAGCCACTAAATTGGCTAATGGTGATTTCGGGAATGCCGTAAGACTTGGAGTTCCTATTAATACCTCGGGCAATGAAATGTTTCCTTACGTGGCCTCTGATGGCAAACTTTTCTTTGCTTCCGACGGTCATGCCGGTTTTGGGAAATTGGATCTTTTTGTAGCAGAAAATACTGAACAAGGATGGGTGGTAAAAAACCTTGGACCAAACATCAATACTGTTGCCGATGATTTTGGCATTTTCTTCACCAAGTATCCGACCGAAGGATTTCTTTCTTCCAACAGAGAAGGCGGAATGGGAGATGATGACATTTATTATTTTGAAGATAAAACCCCTAAACCAAAAATTGTCAATGTGTTGCTTAATGTAACCACTAAAGAAACTGATGATAGTGGGGCAGAAAAAATCCTACCTCAGACACGCGTGGTCCTATATGATAATACGAATAAAAATATTGGTGGGGATTTTTCAAATCAAAACGGCAGGTTAAGATTTACTTTGGCACCTGATCAGAATTTCTCCATTATTGCCTCTAAAAGCGGATATTTTGCGAAGAGTATTACTTATAGCACAATCGGGAAAACTCCAAGAACAGAAGACCTTATTCAGGAAGTCACCAATATAACTTTGGATACCACTATAGTATTGGAACCATTGATTCTGGAAAGATCCATAGTATTGGATAACATCTATTATGATTTGGATAAAGCCGATATCAGGCCTGATGCTGCCTTGGAATTGAACAAATTGGTCAAAATCCTAAAGGATAATCCTTCTATCAGGATTGAACTTAGTTCACACACTGATGATAGGGCAAGTGATTCCTATAACGATGCCTTATCACAAAGAAGAGCGGAATCAGCTGTCGCCTATATGGTTTCACAGGGGATTGATGAGAGCAGACTAGTAGCCAAAGGCTATGGAAAACGTCAATTGATCATTGCCAATGCTACCACCGAGGAAGAACATCAGACCAATAGAAGAACTGAATTTAAGGTAATTGAAATAAAGGAATGATACTTGCAAATGAATACAGTGTAGAAAGGAGTACCAGTTATTCTGTTGATAAAGTCAGGTACAGATTTTAAATTTTGACAATATTAAAATAATTCAACGATGGAAACAGTTTTAGTACAAATCAATAATCAAAAGGCTTACAAGCTTTTAGAGGATTTGGAAGATTTAAATATTATCAAAGTTCTTAAAAAAAATATTCAACCACAGGAAAAACTTTCTGAAAAGTATGCTGGAAAGCTACCATCTGATGTGGCTGACGAACTTCAAAATTATGTAACACGAAGCCGTAACGAATGGAACAACCGCAGTATTTAATTGATACCAATGCAGTAATTGATTACCTGGGCAATAAACTTCCTGCTTCAGGAATGATTTTTTTGAATGGCATTATTGATGTCATTCCAAATATTTCGGTAGTAACCAAAATTGAATTATTGGGCTTTAATTCTCTTGATGAACATAACAAAACTATTTCTAATTTCATTAATGATGCTGCTGTTTTGAATTTGACAGACAATGTAGTAGAAGCTACAATTGAAATCCGTAAAAAACGCAAAACTAAATTACCCGATGCCATCATTGCAGCTACGGCATTAGTCTTTGATTTAGTTCTAATCTCTCGCAATATATCAGACTTTAAAAATATTGATGGGTTAAAGATTATTGACCCACATAGTTTGTAAAACAATATTTACTGCATTTCCAATAACCGATTTTTAATTCTTCTTTTAGCTTGGAACTTTAATAATTTTCTTTTAAAAACAGAGGCACAATAAGCCTGATTAGGTGTAGAATAATCTTTGAATTGGTTGGGTGTATTACTGTATCTGGATGCTATTACACCCTCTATTATTCAAACATACTCGGAATTTCAAAGATATTAGTAAATTTTAAACACTAAATCCCACAGTTCTTTCTCCTTGTATCAATAATATAAATGATTTTCCACCCGTCAATTGTTTTGATCAGCTGAAAAGAATTTACACCGCAATGACTGAAAACATCATTGACATAAAACTCAAATGGAGTCCAGGCGGTTGCCATGTGACCGTCAACTTTAATCTGGTAGTCCAAGATCCTTTCATTAAGAACAGTGCCTTCAGGAGTATTCATAACTCTATTCAAAAAATCCGCAACTGAATTGGAGGCAATTGTTGAACCTGATTCCGCATGGACAACTGTCTGCATGATGGCATCAGGATGAAAAGCATTTCTCAATAATTCTTCTTGCTTATTTTTCATCCCTTCAAAAAGAGAGACAATCACCTGCTCTACTGCAATTTCTTCCTGCGCGATCAATGGCGTCATGAAGAAAAACAAAAATCCCGATAATAGTATTAAATGCTTTTTCATCTTTTCTGAATAGATCCTCCTGTACTTGATTTTACATCCAACTGTTTCGGATTTCCGCCATAAAAAACTTTAGCAGCTGTGGCAACAGAACCCTCCAATGAATTGATCGCATCAAAACTGACATTTGCGGCAGTATTTGCCTGTACATTTACTTGATCACCTGTTAGCTTCTTCCCATCAACTTCTGCATTGGTGAAAGCCTTTATATTAAGTTCTTCTGCTTTTCCACTCACAAAAATTCTAGCATTGGTTGCAGCGGTAATGTGTAATATATCTGACTGCATTTCCGCTTCCAAATAAGAACTGTTTGTAGCTGATAAATATGCTTCCCGGGCGACTATGGGGTTTTTAGAAACAACACGGGCACTTGTATTGGCTTCTATACCCAACAATTCAACATAAGTCACAACCACAGTGACTGAAGGATTTCTATAGTTTCCTTTGGCCAATTTTATTTCAAGCGTTTCACCTACAACGGCCGTTTCAACTTTTCCAACGTCTATGCCGGAAACTTTTATTGTCACCTGATTTTCATCACCTTTTACCAATTCAGCTTTGATCGAATTGGAAACTTTGATGGTATTAAAATCCCGTAATTTTCTCGTATCGGTATCTGATTGACCTTTGGCCAGTCCAACGAATAAAATTACTAACATTAAAACGAGTTTCGCTGATTTTTTCATTTTGATTAAATTTGGTTAAACGCCTCCATATAATTTGAAAGTTGTATTCCTAAGCGCAGGATTATTGACTGCATAATGCATCGCCTCAGCTATTTCAAATGGACTGACCCACTTGGAAAAATCTGAATCCGGCATAGATTCACGGTTTTGAGGAGTATCGATTATACTCGGCACAAAAATATGTGCCCTAATTTTAGAACCCTCAGTTTCCTCCGCTACAAACTTCGATAATTCTACCACCAACCGTTTGCTCAAAGCATATGCCACAACGCTTTTTCCGTCTTTTGGTTGCAATGCCGGTCTTGCTCCGATAAAAAGAAAATTGCCAAAATCTGCTTTTTTCATAACTGGAAGGAAGTTTTTAACCATATTGAAGGTTGAATAAAAATTTAATTTTAACATTTTTTCAAAGTCCATTAAACCTGTTTCTTCTATTCCGCCGGTAGCAAACCCGCCCACCAATAATGCAATGGCATCCACTTCTCCATATTGCATGTGATATTCACTTGCAAAAGCCGATACTGCTTTTTCATCAGTGACATCTAACTCATAGACATCATCTGCTTCTTCCACTTCCTCTCCGGATTCCGGTAGAATTGTAGCGATGACTCTATATCCCTCACGTTTGAATTTTTCCACAACAGCCTTTCCCAGGTTTCCTGCAGCCCCGGTGATAATAATATTCCGTTCCATAAATAATTATTTTATGTTTGTATTCTTTTTATAGATTCCGATAATTTATTTTAACCATGGAAACCAATATTTCCCCTTTCAAAAGTACTGAGACAAAGAAAAAAAGAATCTTTTTCCTTAAATTATTCCTTTATCTGGTATTGTTTTTTGGGAGTAAATTTTCCCCAATCGTTCAGGAATTTTTTAGTAATTACCCTGGAATGAACAGTTTATCCAAAGCTATTTTGTTTTTGCTTGGTGGTAATATCCTTATTTCTTTAGGCAGACTTATTACGGCCAGAATATATTTAAGCAAAGCTAAAGATGAAAAGTTTCACGGTAACTTCCTTCTTGGTATTTCATGGATTTCGAATATACTAAATTCATTGGTTTTTGTCATTGCTTTGATGCTGGCTTTTGATATTCATCCTCTTGAATTCCTTACAAGTTTGACAATCGTTGCCGCAGCAATTGCTATTCTGAGCAAAGATTATGTCAACAGTATGATAAATGGTTTGATCATGATGTTTACGGATCAATTTTCATTGGGCGATACCATAAGAATCGGTGAGACTCAGGGCGTAATTGAGGATATTACCCTGCTGAATGTGGTAGTCAAACAAGAGGACGGGCATATGACAATTATTCCCAACAGCTTAATTTTGAACACCCAAGTGACCAACTTCAAACATTTGGATCAAAAAAAAATCGAATTCATGATGGAATTACCCATAGGATTTAAATATGAAGTCTCAAAGATAAGGGAACTTTTAAACCAGACTTTTTCAGATAGATTAGCAAAAAAGGAGGTTTCTTTTCTTAACCTTTCCCTTCAGGCAATTCAAAAAGAAATCATGATTTTAAAAGTATCAATGGAAACTCCTGTCAACATCGCAAAAGAAGTTGAATCAGAACTACATCTTTTTTTAATCAACCTGCTGAATGAAAAATGAAAATTATTTCGATTTGGTCTTTCAGGTGGTAAGACTTATCCCTGAGGGCAAAGTCACCTCTTATGGTGCCATTGCCAATTATCTAGGCCTGAAAAGTGGTGCAAGGATGGTTGGCTACGCTATGAACGCTTCGCATTCCCAAGTTGACATTCCTGCACATAGAGTGGTAAACAGAAATGGACTTCTTACGGGAAAGCACCATTTTGGAAATCCCAATGAAATGGAAAGGCTTCTGAAATTGGAGGGAATCAATGTAATTGAAGATAAAATCACAAACTTTGAAAATCACTTTTGGGATCCAAATTCACTTAAATTAGATGAATAAACACCTTTTTTAGCTTCAAAAAAGAAGAAAGTAGAAAAAAAATCAACATTTTTTTTAAAAATCGGCCAAATATGTATGCTTTTTGCAACAATTTCACAAAATCGTTTGATTATGGAAACAGCATTAAAAAGTAACATTGCAGAAAATCTTAGAAAGCACCGTGTTTTAAGAGGATATACCCAAGAATACATTGCCGAATATTTAGGTAAAAAAGATTATACTGCCTATTCCAGGTATGAACAAGGGAGATCCAATCTTAAAATGGAAGATGCCATCAAATTGGCGGATTTGTACCAAGTAGATGTTCAAGAATTGATTTCAGTATCTCCAAAAGTCAATCAGTCTTTTGAAAACCAAAAGAAATCAAATGGATTGATTTCAATATTGGTCGATCTCGATGGCAGCAGCAGTACCCTTGAAAATAATATTATCAGGCTGAAAAAGATTAATGAATTAATTGCCAAGCAGGACCTTTGATCTATCGCTTTCTTAACAAGTAAAGCCCTGTAAACATAAGAAGTCCGTTAAGAATCAATATTTCAAAACCAAATTTATAACCCCATAGCAATTTTTCAGAATTCTGGCTGATGATAAAAGCCAAAACAGGTGCGGCTACAGCAAGGTAAGGAACTAATTTATCCTTGACTTGCCATTTTGTAAATAATCCAAAAGAATATAGCCCCAGTAATGGCCCATAGGTATAGCCTGCAATTATAAATACTGCATTGATTACACTTTGGTCATTTAACCATCGGAAAACAAGGATCACTACAAACATCAGTAAAGTGAATGAGATGTGAACCTGTTTTCGAACAGTTATCTGCCTATCCACTTCATACCTCTTTTCAATTTCAAGAAAGTCATAACAAAAAGAGGTAGTCAAGGCAGTCAAGGTAGAATCGGCACTGGAATAAGCTGCCGCAGTAATCCCTAGGACAAAGACAATTCCTGCGAATGCAGTAAATTGCTGTGTTGCCAAAAAAGGATATAAATCATCGGACCTTACCGGTAAAGCAATCCCGTTTGTTTCGGCATATAGGTAAAGTAAAAGGCCAAGTGAAAGAAACATAAGATTTACAAAAACAAGAATAATGGTAAACCAAAACATGTTTTTCTGAGCATCACCTAAATTCCGACAAGTCAGGTTTTTTTGCATCATATCCTGATCCAATCCAGTCATAACAATTGTTATAAAAGCCCCTGAAGCAAATTGTTTAAAGAAATTGGTTCCTGATTTCCAATCCCAATTGAAGATTTCAGACCTTGAATCGGCAGCTATTGTTCCGATAAACTCAGAAATTTTCAAAATACCTAAATCTTTTCCAACCAGATAAATGCTGATTCCTACGGCCGAAAGCATAAAAAATGTTTGCAATGTATCAGTCCATACTACAGTTTTGATCCCGCCTTTGTGGGTATAGACCCATATCAAAGAAACAGTAATCAATACCGAAACCCAGAAGGGTATCCCCCAATTGTCAAAAAGAATTAGCTGTAAAACTCCCGCAACCAGAAATACAC
This window of the Aquiflexum balticum DSM 16537 genome carries:
- a CDS encoding (Fe-S)-binding protein, producing MSTYKVPTMAEMAASGKSPEILFWVGCAGSFDDRYKTVTQAFVKILNKVGVDFAVLGTEEACTGDPARRAGNEFLFQMQAVANIQVLNGYDIKKVVTACPHCFNTIKNEYPALGGNYEVLHHSQFLQQLINAGKITLKGGGEFKGKKITFHDSCYLGRANDVYEAPREVIKALDIELVEMKRCRTKGLCCGAGGAQMFKEPEPGKKDINIERTEEALATGASAIAVGCPFCLTMMSDGVKNKEKEHEVKVYDLAEMLAKDMGI
- a CDS encoding OmpA family protein, with the translated sequence MKHIAVYLVLTVLLISSCTSLYQKGQNQFQEGDYQLAISSFSKILEEDPENKEANLYVAESYRLTNRIEQSKPYYEKVAMEEETFDTYFRLGQSLKSQGQYEEAKEAYSKAKNLTLDDNYLRILSREIDNLNKLDEIVDYFPFMEVENYKLLNTPLAEYSPIANEGFLYFTSNRQSSGIYLATGTPYLKMFRTRVEGIKVDVQNVQALPEFRNEDNLNQGSLAISPDGNTLIYARANSRSPKDLPDVQLFASYFRGGGFTQPIWMPVNEDEFYTNTTPAFSPDGNELYFASLRPEGLGGFDLYKATKLANGDFGNAVRLGVPINTSGNEMFPYVASDGKLFFASDGHAGFGKLDLFVAENTEQGWVVKNLGPNINTVADDFGIFFTKYPTEGFLSSNREGGMGDDDIYYFEDKTPKPKIVNVLLNVTTKETDDSGAEKILPQTRVVLYDNTNKNIGGDFSNQNGRLRFTLAPDQNFSIIASKSGYFAKSITYSTIGKTPRTEDLIQEVTNITLDTTIVLEPLILERSIVLDNIYYDLDKADIRPDAALELNKLVKILKDNPSIRIELSSHTDDRASDSYNDALSQRRAESAVAYMVSQGIDESRLVAKGYGKRQLIIANATTEEEHQTNRRTEFKVIEIKE
- a CDS encoding type II toxin-antitoxin system VapC family toxin, which produces MEQPQYLIDTNAVIDYLGNKLPASGMIFLNGIIDVIPNISVVTKIELLGFNSLDEHNKTISNFINDAAVLNLTDNVVEATIEIRKKRKTKLPDAIIAATALVFDLVLISRNISDFKNIDGLKIIDPHSL
- a CDS encoding nuclear transport factor 2 family protein, yielding MKKHLILLSGFLFFFMTPLIAQEEIAVEQVIVSLFEGMKNKQEELLRNAFHPDAIMQTVVHAESGSTIASNSVADFLNRVMNTPEGTVLNERILDYQIKVDGHMATAWTPFEFYVNDVFSHCGVNSFQLIKTIDGWKIIYIIDTRRKNCGI
- a CDS encoding head GIN domain-containing protein, coding for MKKSAKLVLMLVILFVGLAKGQSDTDTRKLRDFNTIKVSNSIKAELVKGDENQVTIKVSGIDVGKVETAVVGETLEIKLAKGNYRNPSVTVVVTYVELLGIEANTSARVVSKNPIVAREAYLSATNSSYLEAEMQSDILHITAATNARIFVSGKAEELNIKAFTNAEVDGKKLTGDQVNVQANTAANVSFDAINSLEGSVATAAKVFYGGNPKQLDVKSSTGGSIQKR
- a CDS encoding SDR family NAD(P)-dependent oxidoreductase → MERNIIITGAAGNLGKAVVEKFKREGYRVIATILPESGEEVEEADDVYELDVTDEKAVSAFASEYHMQYGEVDAIALLVGGFATGGIEETGLMDFEKMLKLNFYSTFNMVKNFLPVMKKADFGNFLFIGARPALQPKDGKSVVAYALSKRLVVELSKFVAEETEGSKIRAHIFVPSIIDTPQNRESMPDSDFSKWVSPFEIAEAMHYAVNNPALRNTTFKLYGGV
- a CDS encoding mechanosensitive ion channel family protein, whose amino-acid sequence is MNSLSKAILFLLGGNILISLGRLITARIYLSKAKDEKFHGNFLLGISWISNILNSLVFVIALMLAFDIHPLEFLTSLTIVAAAIAILSKDYVNSMINGLIMMFTDQFSLGDTIRIGETQGVIEDITLLNVVVKQEDGHMTIIPNSLILNTQVTNFKHLDQKKIEFMMELPIGFKYEVSKIRELLNQTFSDRLAKKEVSFLNLSLQAIQKEIMILKVSMETPVNIAKEVESELHLFLINLLNEK
- a CDS encoding MGMT family protein; the encoded protein is MKNENYFDLVFQVVRLIPEGKVTSYGAIANYLGLKSGARMVGYAMNASHSQVDIPAHRVVNRNGLLTGKHHFGNPNEMERLLKLEGINVIEDKITNFENHFWDPNSLKLDE
- a CDS encoding helix-turn-helix domain-containing protein is translated as METALKSNIAENLRKHRVLRGYTQEYIAEYLGKKDYTAYSRYEQGRSNLKMEDAIKLADLYQVDVQELISVSPKVNQSFENQKKSNGLISILVDLDGSSSTLENNIIRLKKINELIAKQDL
- a CDS encoding sodium:solute symporter — encoded protein: MDSNLVLIVITSYFVLLFLISWFTSRNVSKDTFFTGDRQSPWFLVAFGMIGASLSGVTFISVPGEVGNTNFYYFQVVLGYTLGYFVIAKVLLPLYYKLNLVSIYAYLESRFGFWSYKTGAFFFILSRTLGSSIRVFLVAGVLQLILFDNWGIPFWVSVLITVSLIWVYTHKGGIKTVVWTDTLQTFFMLSAVGISIYLVGKDLGILKISEFIGTIAADSRSEIFNWDWKSGTNFFKQFASGAFITIVMTGLDQDMMQKNLTCRNLGDAQKNMFWFTIILVFVNLMFLSLGLLLYLYAETNGIALPVRSDDLYPFLATQQFTAFAGIVFVLGITAAAYSSADSTLTALTTSFCYDFLEIEKRYEVDRQITVRKQVHISFTLLMFVVILVFRWLNDQSVINAVFIIAGYTYGPLLGLYSFGLFTKWQVKDKLVPYLAVAAPVLAFIISQNSEKLLWGYKFGFEILILNGLLMFTGLYLLRKR